The Candidatus Poribacteria bacterium genome includes a region encoding these proteins:
- the nfi gene encoding deoxyribonuclease V (cleaves DNA at apurinic or apyrimidinic sites), with the protein MKYRALHSWDVTPEEARQLQNELRSQVVQTDRFGTINTVAGVDIGLKKDTALASVVVLSFPELQVVDSVVTESPVRFPYIPGLLSFREIPPLLTAFAALQTEPDLVIVDGQGIAHPRRFGLASHLGLILDKPTIGCAKSRLWGQYEEPDSEQGAYTYLTAKEEVIGAAVRTRANVRVVYVSIGHRISLDSARVWVLACCRGYRLPETTRYAHNAASGKPPKIRT; encoded by the coding sequence ATGAAATATCGCGCCCTCCATTCGTGGGATGTTACACCTGAAGAAGCGCGGCAGCTCCAAAACGAACTCCGCTCTCAGGTGGTTCAAACAGACCGGTTTGGGACAATCAACACCGTTGCTGGGGTAGACATCGGGTTGAAAAAGGACACCGCACTCGCATCCGTGGTAGTCCTCAGCTTTCCCGAACTGCAGGTGGTAGATAGCGTGGTTACAGAGAGCCCTGTTCGTTTTCCTTATATACCGGGGTTGTTGTCCTTTCGAGAAATCCCACCGCTGCTAACAGCGTTTGCGGCGTTGCAAACAGAACCCGATCTGGTCATCGTAGACGGGCAGGGCATCGCACACCCGAGGCGATTCGGACTCGCATCGCACTTGGGGCTGATCTTGGATAAACCGACGATCGGTTGTGCAAAATCCCGGCTCTGGGGACAATACGAAGAACCTGATTCAGAACAAGGTGCTTACACGTACCTCACAGCCAAAGAGGAGGTAATCGGTGCTGCAGTCCGCACGCGCGCGAACGTTCGGGTGGTGTATGTATCTATAGGGCACCGAATCTCCTTGGATTCAGCACGTGTGTGGGTGTTGGCATGTTGTCGAGGCTATCGTTTGCCCGAAACGACGCGTTATGCGCACAACGCCGCATCCGGTAAACCCCCCAAAATACGCACATGA
- a CDS encoding sulfatase-like hydrolase/transferase, with protein MSKRPNILFINTDQHSWDAISAYGNPYLQTPNIDTLHRNGTSFRQSYCTDPVCAAARSSWATGLYTSETGVPFNGGHLHPEIPDLGQVLSEGGYKAFHCGKWHVPGRNVRESFQTLYYGRRNIGAGGAAYYDSASTHAVADFLTNYDGAEPFYLQIGYVDPHDVCEYLHNHEEKRIPNPVEQGIVSEDALPPLPENFDYDTRETLLHRVCRRVDDALIHAAILKGVRDWDELQWRYLRWNYYRFIEKVDAEIGRVLALLRETSLHHNTLIIFSADHGEACGSHQMFQKFTLYEESVRVPFIVACLGDEIPIEKDRLDETHFVSGVDLFPTVCDYAGIDTSGRLQGTSVRPLAEGKEVPWHDSAYIESNYWGRAIVTEQYKYVTEYKPKAVEDFLPPGPDAAQFGLAQLFDRHDDPGEMQNLAEDEAYDEVIKMCQDKLLAQETKLHRQVMAHPSPKRIISNWGDRLRSYWSMMDRI; from the coding sequence GTGAGCAAACGTCCGAATATTCTCTTTATCAATACCGACCAGCACTCGTGGGATGCGATCTCGGCATACGGAAACCCGTATCTTCAAACGCCTAATATTGATACGCTTCATAGGAATGGCACCTCCTTTCGTCAGTCATATTGTACGGATCCAGTGTGTGCCGCTGCGCGTTCGAGTTGGGCGACGGGATTATACACCTCCGAAACAGGTGTCCCTTTCAACGGTGGACATCTGCATCCAGAAATCCCCGATCTTGGTCAAGTGCTCAGCGAAGGCGGCTACAAAGCTTTCCACTGTGGCAAGTGGCATGTTCCGGGTCGGAATGTCCGTGAAAGTTTTCAGACGCTCTATTACGGGCGACGCAATATCGGTGCTGGCGGTGCAGCGTATTACGATTCAGCATCCACGCACGCTGTTGCCGATTTCTTGACGAACTACGATGGCGCAGAACCTTTTTATCTCCAAATTGGGTATGTTGATCCGCATGATGTCTGCGAATATCTGCACAACCATGAGGAAAAACGTATCCCGAATCCGGTGGAACAGGGAATTGTTTCGGAAGATGCTTTGCCACCACTCCCGGAAAACTTCGACTACGATACGCGGGAGACGCTGCTGCATCGGGTCTGTCGAAGGGTTGATGACGCACTTATCCACGCCGCTATTCTTAAAGGGGTACGCGATTGGGATGAACTTCAGTGGCGTTACTTGAGATGGAACTATTACCGGTTCATCGAAAAGGTTGATGCTGAGATTGGTCGAGTCCTGGCGTTGCTACGTGAAACATCTCTGCACCACAACACGCTCATTATCTTCAGTGCTGACCACGGTGAGGCGTGTGGCAGCCACCAGATGTTCCAGAAGTTCACGCTTTATGAAGAGAGCGTACGAGTCCCGTTCATCGTGGCGTGTTTGGGAGATGAGATTCCTATAGAGAAAGACCGGCTTGACGAAACGCACTTCGTTTCCGGTGTAGACCTATTCCCTACTGTTTGTGATTACGCTGGTATTGATACATCAGGAAGGCTACAGGGAACCAGTGTACGTCCGCTTGCTGAAGGGAAAGAGGTCCCATGGCACGATTCTGCTTACATAGAGAGCAATTACTGGGGACGCGCGATCGTCACCGAACAGTATAAATACGTTACGGAATATAAACCGAAGGCGGTGGAGGATTTCTTACCTCCCGGACCAGATGCTGCACAGTTCGGACTTGCGCAGCTGTTTGATCGGCACGATGATCCCGGAGAGATGCAAAATTTGGCTGAGGACGAGGCTTACGATGAAGTCATCAAAATGTGCCAAGATAAACTGCTTGCCCAAGAAACCAAACTCCATCGGCAGGTGATGGCGCATCCAAGTCCGAAACGGATAATATCAAATTGGGGTGACCGATTACGGTCATATTGGAGCATGATGGATAGGATATAG
- a CDS encoding aminotransferase class I/II-fold pyridoxal phosphate-dependent enzyme gives MNIFSKRLNRLPPYMFGKLKQITHERRQQGVDIIDLGMGNPNQPTPQPIIDKLTEAAQEMRNHRYSASRGIYNLRREVSWHYERRFGVNIDPNEEAIAVIGTKEGLGHLALAMIDEGDLAMVPNPTFPIHTYSVVLAGGSVVSIPLTEENDFIPSLTEITRDIWPRPKMLILSFPHNPTGAVVDLGFFEEIVAFAKQQEIVVVHDLAYADIVFDGYKAPSFLQAKGAKDVGIEFISLSKSYNMAGWRCGFAAGNRDIIEALARIKGYYDYGIFAPIQVAAIMALRTPEDTVMENAAIYQKRRDVLVEGLNRIGWTVPKPQASMFVWAPIPEAWRHLNSLDFSMKLLNEAEVCVSPGAGFGHNGEGYIRIALVENEDRIRQAVRQIRRALFG, from the coding sequence ATGAATATATTTTCAAAACGCTTAAATCGACTCCCACCCTACATGTTTGGTAAGCTGAAGCAGATAACACACGAACGTCGCCAGCAAGGTGTAGATATTATCGATTTGGGGATGGGGAACCCGAATCAACCGACACCGCAACCTATTATTGATAAACTGACAGAAGCCGCGCAGGAGATGCGAAATCACCGCTACTCGGCATCGCGCGGTATCTACAATCTCCGTAGAGAAGTCAGTTGGCATTATGAACGCCGATTCGGTGTTAACATTGATCCAAATGAGGAAGCAATTGCTGTCATCGGAACCAAAGAAGGACTTGGGCACCTCGCTTTAGCCATGATTGACGAAGGCGACTTAGCGATGGTGCCGAATCCAACGTTCCCGATTCATACTTATAGTGTTGTCCTTGCGGGTGGAAGCGTTGTGAGTATACCGCTCACTGAAGAGAACGATTTCATCCCTTCGCTGACCGAGATTACACGCGATATTTGGCCGAGACCGAAAATGTTGATTTTAAGTTTTCCGCATAACCCTACGGGAGCTGTCGTTGATCTTGGCTTCTTTGAGGAGATCGTCGCGTTCGCGAAACAACAGGAGATCGTTGTTGTCCATGATTTGGCTTATGCAGACATCGTTTTTGATGGCTACAAAGCACCGAGTTTCCTGCAAGCGAAGGGCGCGAAGGATGTCGGTATTGAATTTATATCCCTATCCAAATCCTATAACATGGCAGGGTGGCGGTGTGGGTTTGCAGCCGGAAATAGAGATATTATTGAGGCTCTCGCTCGGATTAAAGGCTACTATGACTATGGTATTTTCGCACCGATTCAGGTCGCTGCAATTATGGCACTCCGCACGCCAGAAGATACGGTGATGGAAAACGCTGCTATCTACCAGAAACGCCGCGATGTGCTTGTTGAAGGGCTAAACCGGATCGGATGGACCGTGCCGAAACCGCAGGCTTCTATGTTCGTTTGGGCACCTATTCCTGAGGCGTGGCGGCATCTGAACTCTCTGGACTTCTCTATGAAACTCCTCAATGAAGCGGAGGTCTGTGTCTCTCCGGGTGCCGGGTTTGGGCATAACGGTGAAGGATATATCCGCATCGCGCTTGTGGAGAACGAAGATCGAATTCGTCAGGCAGTCCGTCAGATACGACGCGCGTTGTTTGGGTAA
- a CDS encoding TIGR04283 family arsenosugar biosynthesis glycosyltransferase, with translation MSQKITIIIPVLNEAKILEKTLSQLQSELGHHELIIVDGGSTDGSVPIAEKYGKVVTSARGRAKQLNAGAAAASGDILIFLHADIWLEPGALAAVETALSSGYIGGGFRQKIDGNNILYRAIEIAGNIRGKHLKVFYGDSGIFLRRADFEKIGGFREIPILEEMEFSRDLRKLGKTTLVIPHIHISARRWETKGIVRTTVNNWLITFLYFLKFSPEQLAKLYQHIR, from the coding sequence ATGTCCCAGAAAATAACAATTATCATTCCAGTTCTGAACGAAGCGAAGATTCTGGAGAAGACGCTGTCTCAACTTCAGTCTGAATTAGGACATCACGAACTCATCATCGTAGACGGTGGAAGCACTGATGGCTCGGTTCCTATTGCGGAGAAGTATGGAAAGGTGGTTACATCTGCGCGAGGACGCGCGAAGCAGTTAAATGCAGGTGCAGCCGCTGCATCAGGCGACATTCTCATCTTTCTACACGCAGATATTTGGCTCGAGCCGGGGGCATTGGCAGCAGTAGAAACGGCACTCTCTTCGGGCTACATCGGGGGCGGGTTTCGTCAAAAAATTGATGGGAACAACATTCTCTATCGTGCGATTGAGATAGCAGGAAACATCCGAGGGAAACATCTGAAGGTGTTTTATGGCGATAGCGGTATCTTTCTAAGGCGTGCCGATTTCGAGAAGATCGGTGGCTTCCGTGAGATTCCGATTTTGGAAGAGATGGAATTTTCGAGGGATTTGCGTAAACTCGGCAAAACAACCCTTGTTATCCCTCATATCCATATTTCTGCGCGGCGATGGGAAACGAAAGGGATTGTGCGCACCACAGTAAACAACTGGCTGATAACGTTTCTCTATTTCCTTAAATTCTCACCGGAACAGCTTGCCAAACTCTATCAACATATCCGATAG
- a CDS encoding LamG domain-containing protein, with translation MGLIKWQYMPLLYAFLIFLRTSICFAADGFEYLPDESTLGLWHFDGDDIVDISDNKVKGEVEGKAAWDANQDWNKENKAGKSFVFDGNTVISLGEADVLIPKVEITIEAWVYPEDLTGWRLIFTNWDGPPGAYHLGVQNGITKFHINTEKGTAFAGATDALELEQWQHVAGTYDSKQIKLYIDGKEVGSTNHGGKFAGAAGFDVIIGSKNTRQFKWLGLMDEVRISDIAREADVLSPNLDAPQAVEFSEFTLPTFWGHLKQ, from the coding sequence ATGGGTCTAATAAAATGGCAATATATGCCCTTATTATACGCGTTTCTTATTTTTTTAAGAACCAGTATCTGTTTCGCCGCTGACGGATTTGAGTATCTGCCCGATGAATCGACGCTCGGCTTGTGGCACTTTGATGGTGATGATATTGTAGACATCTCCGATAACAAAGTCAAAGGCGAGGTAGAAGGAAAAGCGGCATGGGATGCAAATCAAGATTGGAACAAAGAAAACAAAGCAGGAAAATCGTTTGTTTTTGATGGAAATACCGTGATTTCGCTCGGCGAAGCAGATGTCCTGATACCGAAAGTTGAGATTACGATTGAAGCCTGGGTCTATCCCGAAGACTTGACTGGATGGCGCCTCATCTTCACAAACTGGGATGGACCGCCGGGTGCCTATCATTTAGGTGTTCAGAACGGGATCACCAAATTCCACATTAACACGGAAAAGGGAACCGCGTTCGCTGGTGCGACAGATGCGTTAGAATTAGAGCAGTGGCAGCACGTCGCTGGCACCTATGACTCCAAACAGATCAAACTCTATATTGACGGCAAAGAGGTCGGTTCAACGAACCATGGCGGTAAATTCGCAGGTGCAGCAGGGTTTGATGTTATCATCGGAAGCAAGAATACCCGTCAATTTAAGTGGCTCGGATTAATGGATGAAGTCCGAATCAGCGATATTGCAAGAGAGGCTGATGTCCTGAGCCCAAATTTGGATGCGCCACAGGCAGTCGAGTTTTCCGAATTCACATTGCCGACTTTCTGGGGGCACCTTAAACAATAA
- a CDS encoding TonB-dependent receptor plug domain-containing protein — MFSFNLRKPIYLIFSALFFGLTGLFATFAEEGTAPVELEKIVVTPGRFTIYDGTSARISLSKQEIERFPLIDNDVMRAGHVFPGVVSSDYSARFSVRGGEKDDIAVRLDGMELYNPYHLQDFGGAVSLIGLELVQNTQLLIGGFPAEYGEKMSGVFDITARSPNTEQFSANFGVDLINATATLEGPLFENGGWLLSARRGYIDLILALMDIDEDYKPQYADVYSKFTYQVTQADTVTLNGLYGWDKNRIRLEDIDNNLDSQYDNSTLWAKWRHTFGGSHWTDFFVFAGTSTQDRMTGKADIDNRDFRFLGTKAEFTASLFDAHTFRSGVKWQWLTAQYQYDVQERQAGVNIYKPILVDVDNSGSDISAFLQDEWQLHPKLALNVGAHFVYQQYRETGIQRYEIGPRVALAVKPVNNLVLRGAWGLYHQPVSLMGVPVEDGIQTVGRAEQAVHYVIGAEYTPTHNFLVRVEGYYNTFDNLVGRLREFGRQNQIFAAPESGDAKGFDVFMTHTVSDRLAWTLGYAYGIAEEIAGGETIFRQYDRRHSFAVSSNYQFAPLWHLYLSWRFHTGEPRTPLIHTEVRLPDGGIACDRQFGDTHSARMPAYHSLDFRITKRNPYRRWELSWYFQILNLYNHRNLDQYAFSEVRNEETGTIECAIEEEPLFPIVPTLGVTMRF; from the coding sequence ATGTTTAGCTTTAACCTTCGGAAGCCGATATACCTAATCTTTTCCGCGCTGTTTTTTGGATTAACGGGTCTGTTTGCAACTTTCGCTGAAGAGGGAACCGCGCCTGTAGAGCTGGAAAAAATTGTTGTAACCCCCGGTCGCTTTACGATTTATGACGGCACTTCAGCAAGAATCTCCCTATCTAAACAGGAAATTGAGCGTTTTCCGTTGATTGACAACGATGTGATGCGTGCCGGACACGTCTTTCCAGGGGTTGTTTCAAGCGATTATAGCGCGCGATTCAGCGTTCGCGGCGGAGAAAAAGATGATATTGCTGTCAGATTAGACGGCATGGAGCTCTATAACCCTTATCATCTTCAAGACTTCGGTGGTGCGGTTTCGCTCATCGGACTCGAACTCGTTCAGAACACGCAGCTGCTCATAGGTGGATTCCCCGCGGAATATGGTGAAAAGATGTCTGGTGTCTTTGACATCACGGCGAGATCTCCAAATACCGAGCAATTCTCCGCTAATTTTGGCGTAGATCTGATTAACGCGACTGCTACTTTAGAAGGACCGCTCTTTGAGAACGGCGGGTGGCTCCTATCAGCCCGCCGCGGGTATATTGATTTAATTCTTGCCCTTATGGATATTGACGAGGACTATAAACCGCAGTATGCCGATGTCTACAGTAAATTCACATATCAGGTCACACAGGCAGATACGGTCACGCTTAATGGATTATACGGTTGGGACAAAAATCGGATTCGCTTAGAGGATATAGATAATAACTTGGATTCCCAATACGATAACTCAACCCTTTGGGCGAAGTGGCGGCATACCTTTGGTGGTTCACACTGGACAGATTTTTTCGTTTTCGCTGGTACTTCCACGCAAGATAGAATGACTGGGAAGGCTGATATTGATAACCGAGACTTCCGATTCTTGGGGACAAAAGCGGAGTTCACTGCAAGCCTTTTTGACGCACACACATTCCGGAGCGGCGTGAAGTGGCAGTGGTTAACTGCTCAATATCAATACGATGTTCAAGAACGGCAAGCAGGTGTAAACATCTATAAACCTATTCTCGTTGATGTTGACAATAGTGGGAGCGACATCAGTGCTTTCTTGCAGGATGAGTGGCAACTCCACCCTAAACTTGCTCTCAATGTTGGTGCGCATTTTGTTTACCAACAGTATCGTGAAACCGGCATTCAGCGTTATGAAATTGGACCGCGGGTTGCACTGGCAGTAAAACCTGTGAATAACTTAGTCCTACGGGGCGCGTGGGGACTTTACCACCAACCGGTTAGCCTAATGGGTGTGCCTGTAGAGGACGGTATTCAGACCGTTGGACGCGCGGAACAAGCCGTGCATTACGTTATCGGTGCTGAATATACCCCTACCCATAATTTTTTGGTGCGTGTGGAGGGGTATTACAATACATTTGATAATCTTGTTGGACGGCTTCGCGAGTTTGGACGACAAAATCAGATTTTCGCCGCACCAGAGTCTGGGGACGCTAAAGGTTTCGATGTGTTCATGACGCATACGGTTTCAGATCGGTTGGCGTGGACGCTCGGGTACGCTTATGGCATCGCGGAAGAGATCGCTGGTGGTGAAACTATTTTTCGCCAGTATGACAGGCGCCACTCTTTCGCCGTTAGTAGTAACTATCAGTTTGCTCCGCTCTGGCATCTCTATCTCAGTTGGCGTTTCCATACTGGTGAACCGCGGACACCACTTATTCACACGGAAGTCCGGCTACCTGATGGCGGCATTGCCTGCGACCGACAATTTGGGGATACGCATTCAGCGCGGATGCCTGCTTACCATAGTCTTGATTTTCGTATCACCAAGCGAAACCCTTATCGGCGATGGGAGTTATCTTGGTACTTCCAGATTTTGAACCTATATAACCATAGAAATCTGGATCAGTACGCCTTTAGTGAAGTACGCAATGAGGAAACGGGTACTATTGAGTGTGCTATTGAGGAAGAACCCCTCTTTCCAATCGTTCCGACCTTGGGTGTTACGATGCGTTTCTAA
- a CDS encoding rhodanese-like domain-containing protein, with amino-acid sequence MPKAAPSVVEAILPLDADTYTITPTQLKEMMNEDKPFILLDVREKWEYEMVHIDGAMLMPFGELPRRFREITPGVEVVVYCHWGMRGLDAAFLLQQLGFKSVKSLIGGIDRWAQEIDTQTLRY; translated from the coding sequence TTGCCGAAGGCTGCACCAAGTGTAGTTGAAGCGATTCTACCGTTAGACGCTGATACGTACACGATCACACCGACGCAACTTAAAGAGATGATGAACGAAGATAAACCGTTCATTTTGTTGGATGTGCGGGAGAAATGGGAGTATGAGATGGTTCATATTGACGGAGCTATGTTGATGCCTTTCGGCGAGTTACCGAGACGGTTTAGGGAAATTACGCCAGGCGTTGAGGTGGTGGTGTATTGCCACTGGGGCATGCGGGGGCTTGATGCAGCATTTCTTTTGCAACAACTCGGTTTTAAATCCGTGAAGAGTCTGATCGGCGGCATTGATCGGTGGGCACAGGAAATTGATACCCAGACCCTACGATATTAG
- a CDS encoding sigma-54 dependent transcriptional regulator: MASILIVDDDQAQLTILQRILKREGYTVEIVGDSKAALESLEKQMFDLVISDMWMSSRFEGRDLLREIKRTDPDLPVLIMTAYAELNDAVNLVAHEGAFYYLEKPIQLDVLKREVKHALQTRGALGEPESETDDPTPDIQIDEIVGESEQMQELFKKMARILHRGVTQVLITGETGSGKSLIARALHKHGLRKGKPFIAVNCGAIPDTLIESELFGHEKGAFTDAAHQKKGLFEVANEGILFLDEIGDLPTQTQSKLLHVLEEREIRRIGGTQNIKVDVCVIAATNKNLIQAVRDGAFRDDLYFRLNVIPLHVPPLREHPEDIPMLVNFLIQKFSNEYAEALPKQVTPQAMSALRRYEWPGNIRQLENYLRRIFVLSENEVIDKDELPPEILDTSLPTTDVEFDIPEEGVSLEEIIKEYVCTALTRSNGNQIQAAKLLGISRRKLQHRMQKYELQSQDFKTEA; the protein is encoded by the coding sequence ATGGCATCAATACTAATCGTAGACGACGACCAGGCACAACTGACAATCCTACAGCGTATCTTGAAACGTGAAGGGTACACGGTTGAAATCGTTGGAGACAGCAAAGCCGCGCTTGAGAGCTTAGAGAAACAGATGTTTGATCTCGTTATCAGTGATATGTGGATGTCTTCACGGTTTGAAGGTCGAGATCTGCTTCGGGAAATAAAGCGCACTGACCCAGATCTACCGGTTCTTATCATGACAGCGTACGCCGAATTGAATGATGCTGTGAATCTTGTGGCACATGAAGGTGCGTTTTACTACCTCGAAAAACCGATTCAGCTTGATGTTCTGAAACGGGAAGTGAAGCATGCCTTACAGACTCGCGGCGCGCTCGGAGAGCCTGAAAGCGAGACCGATGATCCAACCCCTGACATTCAGATTGATGAGATTGTGGGTGAAAGCGAGCAAATGCAGGAGCTTTTCAAAAAGATGGCTCGGATTTTGCATCGCGGTGTCACGCAAGTGCTCATCACAGGAGAAACTGGTTCTGGGAAAAGTTTAATCGCACGGGCACTTCACAAGCATGGTCTTAGGAAAGGCAAACCTTTCATCGCAGTTAATTGTGGTGCGATTCCAGATACGCTGATTGAAAGTGAACTCTTTGGTCACGAAAAGGGGGCGTTTACAGATGCCGCGCATCAAAAGAAAGGGTTGTTTGAAGTCGCAAACGAAGGGATACTCTTCCTTGACGAGATCGGCGATCTCCCGACGCAGACACAGAGCAAACTCTTACATGTCTTAGAAGAACGCGAGATACGCCGAATCGGTGGAACTCAGAACATTAAAGTGGATGTTTGTGTGATCGCCGCCACGAATAAGAACTTAATTCAAGCCGTCCGAGATGGGGCATTCCGTGACGATCTCTATTTTCGCCTGAATGTGATTCCGCTTCACGTCCCGCCACTTCGGGAACACCCTGAGGATATTCCAATGCTCGTGAATTTCCTCATCCAGAAGTTCAGCAATGAATACGCGGAGGCGTTACCAAAGCAAGTTACACCGCAGGCGATGTCAGCACTCCGGCGTTATGAGTGGCCCGGCAACATTCGGCAATTAGAAAATTACCTCCGCAGGATCTTTGTGCTTTCAGAAAATGAAGTGATCGACAAAGATGAATTGCCTCCGGAAATTTTAGATACATCACTGCCTACGACCGATGTTGAGTTCGATATACCGGAAGAAGGGGTCTCACTTGAGGAAATTATTAAGGAATATGTGTGCACGGCATTGACAAGAAGCAATGGAAACCAGATTCAAGCGGCGAAACTGCTCGGTATCTCACGTCGCAAACTCCAGCACCGGATGCAGAAATATGAACTCCAGAGCCAAGATTTCAAAACAGAAGCGTAG
- a CDS encoding ATP-binding protein, whose translation MRLQWKYSLVINLSVIAVLVAFYFFDSIRVRSEMNALHALGAERGAELKKITENTILDAITREIETTKVFDANRLDYVLTELKQAHPDMQDVLNVHISVNNTRIRSSLLTGEDAGDINLDTADLKQIEAKGATVHAVEGQNATAIVIKYTAVLTAPKPIELDPRDFAYVPTLDEGRMPHKVWWRAFGENTYVPEGLVLVIPEEKGRRWRITDQERGVFYNLWKQDEILWIRKALTGYIQVLFDVPYIDRSIRNSLLMHAILIVIVGALLVILIDLTTNHLIMKPLERMTHIIQSAESGDLSLDQTYSSDEIGRATHNLVRMLWQLRDSHSKRIAALGQFAAGVAHEIRNPLNSIGMTAQHLKSVFSQRKVNPDDIEEAKELLEIVDKKIGELKQTSEQFLTLNRPRKLNIEPVNLNALVEQVLSEFALVTEGAEVQVIKSYNENLPDVPLDTALMRQTIFNFVQNSIQAMPKGGSIYITTLIEEIEDEMNQAVIEIRDTGIGIPEEIQEQIYDAYFTTKDATGGIGLGLAISHQIITAHKGKIEVRSKIGMGTAFKISLPLNENKLS comes from the coding sequence ATGCGACTCCAATGGAAGTATTCCCTTGTTATCAACCTCTCCGTAATAGCAGTCTTAGTGGCATTTTACTTTTTCGACAGTATTCGTGTCCGAAGTGAAATGAATGCCCTTCACGCCTTGGGGGCAGAACGCGGTGCGGAACTGAAGAAAATCACTGAAAACACAATCCTTGATGCGATTACGAGAGAAATCGAAACAACAAAAGTATTTGACGCGAACCGGCTGGACTATGTGCTTACTGAACTCAAGCAGGCACACCCGGACATGCAAGATGTGCTAAACGTCCATATCTCCGTAAACAACACCCGTATTCGCTCGAGCCTACTTACGGGTGAAGATGCTGGCGACATAAATCTTGACACAGCGGACCTTAAACAAATCGAGGCAAAAGGCGCGACGGTCCACGCTGTTGAGGGACAAAATGCAACGGCTATTGTTATTAAGTATACTGCCGTTTTGACGGCACCAAAGCCGATAGAGTTAGATCCGCGCGACTTCGCATATGTCCCAACACTTGATGAAGGGCGGATGCCGCATAAGGTTTGGTGGAGAGCCTTTGGTGAAAACACCTATGTGCCAGAAGGACTGGTCCTTGTGATACCAGAAGAGAAAGGTAGACGCTGGCGAATTACCGACCAAGAGAGAGGCGTTTTTTATAATCTATGGAAGCAAGATGAGATCCTGTGGATTCGGAAAGCGTTAACTGGCTACATACAGGTGCTTTTTGATGTGCCTTATATTGATAGATCAATCCGAAATTCATTGTTGATGCACGCGATACTGATCGTGATTGTCGGGGCACTCCTCGTAATTCTGATCGACTTAACGACGAATCACTTGATTATGAAGCCGTTAGAACGGATGACCCATATTATTCAGAGCGCAGAAAGTGGCGATTTATCTCTTGACCAGACTTACTCCTCGGATGAAATCGGAAGGGCAACCCATAACCTCGTCCGAATGCTGTGGCAATTGCGAGATTCTCACTCAAAAAGGATTGCTGCCTTAGGTCAATTTGCGGCTGGTGTGGCACACGAAATTCGGAACCCACTTAATTCAATTGGAATGACTGCCCAGCACCTGAAATCTGTTTTCTCACAACGAAAGGTGAACCCCGATGATATTGAGGAAGCGAAAGAACTTTTAGAGATCGTTGATAAAAAAATAGGGGAATTAAAGCAAACTTCAGAGCAGTTCCTCACCCTAAATCGACCGAGAAAATTGAATATAGAACCGGTAAACCTCAATGCCCTTGTAGAGCAGGTTTTATCGGAATTCGCACTCGTTACCGAAGGAGCCGAGGTACAGGTAATTAAAAGCTATAACGAAAACTTACCGGATGTCCCATTGGATACAGCGCTAATGCGGCAAACCATCTTCAACTTTGTGCAAAACAGTATCCAAGCAATGCCGAAGGGCGGTAGCATTTACATCACCACCTTAATTGAGGAAATAGAGGACGAGATGAACCAAGCAGTAATCGAAATTCGAGATACCGGTATCGGTATTCCAGAAGAAATTCAGGAACAGATTTACGATGCTTATTTTACAACGAAAGACGCTACCGGTGGCATAGGACTCGGACTTGCGATTTCGCACCAGATCATTACTGCGCATAAAGGTAAGATCGAAGTCAGAAGCAAAATAGGAATGGGAACTGCTTTTAAAATCAGTCTTCCACTTAATGAGAATAAACTCTCATAG